The following coding sequences are from one bacterium SCSIO 12741 window:
- a CDS encoding adenylate/guanylate cyclase domain-containing protein, protein MKEEYQRIIRDYMLGWFFAGLLWELLRYGSYGRDEFGLLYSIDGMGIFFLLWFCQSMIYGGFHILFEQNLAGRIRFHKMILVFLTVQMIVGVFSMTSVYYVAQLFNIPGVPTSIHEFYSMRIVPVALVYASIVNAFVGISIVTNRMLGRGNLLKLLQGKFYKPQVDERIIMFIDMKSSTKLAEQLGHEKYSLLIQECFHDLAVVYDHHSEVYQYIGDGVILFWDTKLKNSSAESCRALFKFLDTIDARSGFYRREFGVVPQFKAGIHVGDVTIAEVGTLKRELAYHGDTINTASRIQDQTGELGRHVLISEAFYQRIETYQEFAVKPVGKIHLKGKENDVNLYEIDRLGSNGH, encoded by the coding sequence TTGAAAGAGGAATACCAAAGAATTATTAGAGATTACATGCTGGGCTGGTTCTTTGCCGGTCTGCTTTGGGAACTGCTGCGTTATGGAAGTTATGGACGAGATGAGTTTGGGCTGCTCTATTCCATTGACGGTATGGGGATTTTCTTTCTCCTTTGGTTCTGTCAATCCATGATTTATGGAGGCTTCCACATTCTATTTGAACAGAATTTAGCCGGAAGAATACGATTTCACAAAATGATTTTGGTTTTCCTCACGGTGCAAATGATCGTGGGTGTATTTTCCATGACTTCCGTCTACTATGTTGCTCAACTCTTCAATATACCAGGCGTACCCACTTCTATACATGAGTTTTACTCGATGCGGATAGTGCCAGTGGCTTTGGTTTATGCTTCGATAGTCAATGCTTTCGTGGGTATTTCTATTGTGACCAATCGCATGTTGGGGCGAGGTAATTTGCTTAAGCTCCTTCAAGGTAAATTTTATAAACCTCAGGTAGATGAACGGATTATCATGTTCATTGATATGAAATCTTCTACTAAGTTGGCCGAGCAACTGGGACATGAGAAATACAGTTTATTAATCCAGGAGTGTTTTCACGACCTGGCCGTGGTATATGATCACCATTCAGAAGTATATCAGTACATCGGCGATGGAGTGATTTTGTTCTGGGATACCAAGCTTAAAAACAGCTCAGCAGAATCTTGTAGGGCTTTGTTTAAGTTTTTGGACACCATCGATGCCAGGAGCGGGTTCTACCGTCGTGAATTTGGTGTAGTACCACAATTTAAAGCAGGAATCCATGTAGGAGATGTCACCATTGCTGAAGTAGGTACTCTTAAACGAGAGTTGGCGTATCATGGCGATACGATTAATACAGCATCACGTATTCAGGATCAAACTGGTGAATTGGGGCGCCATGTGCTAATCTCCGAAGCCTTTTACCAGCGAATAGAAACGTATCAGGAATTTGCGGTAAAACCAGTTGGAAAAATTCACCTCAAGGGTAAGGAGAATGATGTTAACCTGTATGAAATTGACCGATTAGGGTCTAACGGGCATTAG
- a CDS encoding SulP family inorganic anion transporter, producing the protein MTPHQKPGFFENLKYDLPASVVVFLVALPLCLGIALASGVPLFAGLIAGIVGGIVVSMISGSALGVSGPAAGLIVIVLGALKDLGTFEAFLFAVVLAGLIQLILGVIKAGVIGYYFPSSVIKGMLSGIGITIILKQIPHSLGYDEDFEGEMSFFQADGENTFTEIIRAIENLINGAPGASGAITVALVSLALLIIWDRPFMKKLSFTRYISGPLMAVLAGIGLNQFFSSGGSMSLQSKQMVNIPVADSISSFAGQFTFPDFSVWDNPDLYLVALTIAVVASLETLLCVEATDKLDPEKRITPTNRELVAQGVGNMISGFIGGLPITQVIVRSSANMMSGGKSWASAFFHGILLLVCVFSIPNFLNLIPLSSLAAVLFVVGYKLAKPSLIRQMYHSGKEQFIPFAVTIFGILFTDLLIGIGMGLVVAFFHILWKNYRTPYHFDLNNYDSHRSITIHLGEHMTFLHKAGLLRTLDQIPDDTHVVIDAVKTTSIDADVLEIIQDFEQGAASRKIEVEFLGLEDQLHPHTEEHFNKAIKEEPKVKKRIADGGEEK; encoded by the coding sequence ATGACACCTCACCAAAAACCCGGGTTCTTTGAGAACCTTAAATATGATTTACCTGCGAGTGTAGTAGTATTCCTCGTTGCCTTGCCTTTGTGTTTAGGTATTGCTCTGGCATCCGGAGTACCCTTGTTTGCAGGACTAATTGCCGGTATCGTTGGCGGTATCGTGGTCTCCATGATCAGTGGATCTGCACTGGGAGTAAGTGGCCCAGCAGCCGGCCTTATTGTAATCGTTCTGGGCGCCCTAAAAGATTTGGGAACCTTTGAAGCCTTTCTCTTCGCCGTTGTTTTGGCCGGATTAATTCAATTGATTCTCGGTGTCATTAAGGCGGGAGTTATTGGTTACTATTTTCCTTCATCAGTAATTAAAGGAATGCTTTCGGGGATTGGTATTACCATTATCCTGAAACAAATTCCTCACTCCTTGGGATATGATGAAGATTTTGAAGGAGAAATGTCCTTCTTCCAAGCCGATGGCGAAAACACCTTCACCGAAATTATTCGTGCTATCGAAAACCTGATAAATGGTGCTCCTGGAGCAAGTGGCGCCATCACTGTAGCCCTTGTTTCCTTGGCACTGCTTATTATTTGGGATCGTCCATTTATGAAGAAGCTTTCCTTTACTCGCTACATTTCAGGACCATTGATGGCGGTGTTAGCAGGTATCGGACTCAATCAATTTTTTAGCTCAGGAGGCTCCATGTCGTTGCAATCGAAGCAAATGGTTAATATTCCTGTAGCCGATTCCATTTCCAGTTTTGCTGGTCAATTCACCTTTCCTGATTTTTCTGTTTGGGATAACCCAGACCTCTACCTGGTGGCTTTAACCATTGCGGTGGTAGCCAGTTTGGAAACCCTATTATGTGTCGAGGCAACGGATAAATTGGACCCTGAGAAACGAATTACACCAACCAATCGCGAATTGGTAGCGCAAGGGGTAGGTAACATGATCTCCGGATTTATTGGAGGTTTGCCTATTACTCAGGTAATTGTACGAAGCTCCGCCAACATGATGTCTGGGGGTAAATCCTGGGCTTCTGCCTTTTTCCACGGTATTTTGCTATTGGTTTGTGTTTTCAGCATTCCCAATTTCTTGAATTTGATTCCTCTTTCCAGTTTGGCCGCCGTGTTGTTTGTAGTAGGTTACAAATTAGCTAAGCCATCGTTGATCCGTCAAATGTACCACTCCGGTAAAGAGCAGTTCATCCCATTTGCCGTAACCATTTTCGGTATTCTATTTACTGACCTTTTGATCGGTATTGGAATGGGATTGGTAGTTGCCTTTTTCCACATCCTATGGAAAAACTACCGCACGCCTTACCACTTTGACTTGAATAACTACGATTCACATCGTTCAATCACCATTCACTTGGGTGAGCACATGACCTTCTTGCACAAAGCTGGTTTGCTTAGAACCTTAGATCAAATTCCAGATGATACGCACGTGGTAATTGATGCAGTAAAAACGACCTCCATCGATGCCGATGTGTTGGAGATTATTCAGGATTTTGAACAGGGAGCCGCTTCCCGAAAAATAGAAGTAGAGTTTCTTGGATTAGAAGATCAACTCCATCCACACACGGAAGAGCATTTTAACAAGGCTATTAAAGAAGAGCCCAAAGTTAAGAAGCGAATAGCCGATGGTGGTGAAGAAAAGTAA
- a CDS encoding AraC family transcriptional regulator: protein MASHEIIRVTSISQMLEGLNCPPPEHPLVSVVNVSDIKIPKEMEGQRVAVDLYCVALKDSDCGMVYGRKSFDFSEGVLIFYEPGQVMAASQEMNEGLNSGWMLFFHPDLIRKTHLGSKIHTYSFFSYDTYEALHLSDREQQLLGDCVEKIKYEYSQNIDAHSRDLIVSNIEMILNYSNRFYERQFHTRTASNQGVVSQFNQLLQAYFESGEIEEKGIPTVSYFSERIHLSANYLSDLLKKETGKNFKDHVNTALVDRAKSLLLGSEYTVSEISYKLGFNYPHYFSRMFKLQTGMTPNKYRLLN, encoded by the coding sequence ATGGCTTCCCATGAAATCATTCGGGTAACTTCCATCTCTCAAATGCTCGAAGGGCTCAATTGTCCTCCTCCAGAACATCCTTTGGTAAGCGTGGTCAATGTTTCTGACATTAAGATTCCTAAGGAAATGGAAGGGCAGCGTGTAGCGGTAGATTTGTATTGTGTGGCTCTGAAAGATTCTGATTGTGGAATGGTTTATGGCCGCAAGAGTTTCGACTTTAGCGAGGGAGTGCTGATCTTTTATGAACCAGGCCAGGTTATGGCAGCAAGCCAAGAGATGAATGAAGGGCTGAACTCTGGTTGGATGTTGTTTTTTCACCCTGATCTTATTCGGAAAACACACTTAGGAAGCAAAATTCATACGTATTCCTTCTTTTCATACGATACCTACGAGGCACTTCATCTTTCCGATCGGGAGCAACAACTTCTTGGTGACTGTGTGGAGAAAATAAAATACGAATACAGCCAAAATATTGATGCCCATAGTCGGGATTTGATTGTGTCTAACATTGAAATGATACTCAACTACAGCAATCGATTCTACGAACGCCAGTTTCACACCCGCACTGCCAGCAATCAAGGGGTGGTGTCTCAGTTTAACCAGTTGCTTCAGGCTTATTTTGAATCTGGTGAAATTGAAGAAAAGGGAATTCCCACCGTAAGCTATTTTTCAGAGCGTATCCATTTGTCGGCCAATTACCTGAGTGATTTACTGAAGAAAGAAACCGGAAAAAACTTCAAGGATCATGTCAACACAGCTTTAGTTGATCGGGCGAAAAGCCTGCTCTTGGGAAGTGAGTACACGGTAAGCGAAATATCGTACAAATTGGGCTTCAACTATCCCCATTATTTCAGCCGGATGTTTAAGCTCCAAACGGGTATGACACCCAACAAATACCGCCTTCTAAACTGA
- a CDS encoding SdiA-regulated domain-containing protein: MKNNNSYSIANWALFLVWFPAILMGACSTPAPAENEEEKVKHDTVYLDTNKVVKEPTTPPPPPPRETTRAEKYYLITDSAKYIYDLYTYDVKIRLPYVLETVSGLTWIGDNHVAMVEDEGGKVYEYDLQKKKITHSVAFSAPGDFEGIAWTGEHYYAVKSNGDLYRLPKTEESRVKPKKTETPLSSRNNIEGICYDGDKNRLLIITKQTGDLKKQKVKGKAVFAFNLKKEKFKQKPVLTINQDKLLEFFTTHRDLVYDPGRVKIKPSGIAIHPLSGHFYVLASTGKIMVEMDRKGEVVATYPISPNLLIQPEGICFAPNGDLYIASEGQGERGYILKFKVKEK; this comes from the coding sequence TTGAAAAATAACAATTCCTATTCTATTGCTAATTGGGCCCTTTTTCTGGTTTGGTTTCCGGCTATTTTGATGGGAGCTTGTTCTACCCCTGCTCCGGCCGAAAATGAAGAGGAAAAGGTTAAACACGATACCGTTTACCTCGATACCAATAAGGTGGTTAAGGAACCCACGACACCACCACCTCCTCCTCCCAGAGAAACTACCCGAGCCGAAAAATATTATCTGATCACGGATAGTGCGAAATACATCTACGATCTATATACCTACGATGTCAAAATTCGCCTTCCATACGTACTCGAAACGGTAAGCGGGCTTACCTGGATTGGAGACAATCATGTAGCTATGGTGGAAGATGAAGGAGGCAAGGTTTATGAATATGATCTCCAGAAAAAGAAGATCACCCATAGTGTTGCTTTTAGTGCACCCGGAGACTTTGAAGGAATTGCCTGGACCGGAGAGCACTACTACGCTGTGAAGAGTAATGGGGACTTATACCGGCTTCCCAAAACCGAGGAAAGTCGCGTTAAGCCCAAGAAAACAGAAACTCCCCTATCTTCTCGCAACAACATTGAAGGGATCTGCTACGATGGAGATAAAAACAGATTGCTCATTATCACCAAGCAGACGGGTGATTTGAAAAAACAAAAGGTAAAAGGAAAAGCTGTGTTTGCCTTCAACCTGAAGAAGGAAAAATTCAAGCAAAAACCCGTACTAACGATTAATCAGGATAAGTTACTCGAGTTTTTTACGACACACCGGGATTTGGTTTATGATCCGGGAAGGGTAAAAATCAAACCTTCTGGTATTGCTATTCATCCGTTAAGCGGTCATTTCTACGTGTTGGCCTCTACGGGTAAAATCATGGTGGAAATGGATCGCAAAGGCGAAGTTGTTGCCACCTACCCTATTTCTCCCAATCTATTAATCCAACCTGAAGGAATATGCTTTGCTCCAAACGGTGACCTCTACATTGCCAGTGAAGGTCAAGGTGAACGAGGATACATTTTAAAATTCAAGGTCAAAGAAAAATGA
- a CDS encoding HD domain-containing protein: MLRAIPSERAVEMEVQDLPHIIESAEKHVTELFREQLPEEAVYHSLEHTQFVVDKSREIGQHSGLTESELQLVELAAWFHDVGYLKQAKGHEDYSIKIAVPYLQNQGLNEDQIEFVVRCIEATRMPQQPKDLAGQVICDADLSHFGMAGMYDKTMILLKEMRNLCLHELEDGQWLQMTIDLLEHHEYFTPYARENFEEQKRINEKQIRQKLSEITPTH; encoded by the coding sequence TTGTTAAGAGCTATCCCATCTGAGAGGGCAGTAGAGATGGAAGTACAGGATTTACCACACATAATCGAATCGGCTGAGAAGCATGTCACCGAATTATTCAGGGAACAACTTCCTGAAGAAGCGGTTTATCATTCCTTGGAACACACTCAATTTGTAGTAGACAAGTCTCGGGAAATTGGACAGCATTCTGGGCTTACTGAAAGTGAACTTCAGCTGGTGGAGCTGGCTGCGTGGTTTCACGATGTCGGTTACCTAAAGCAAGCAAAGGGACACGAAGATTACAGCATTAAGATTGCTGTCCCCTATTTGCAGAATCAGGGATTGAACGAAGACCAGATTGAATTTGTAGTCCGTTGTATTGAAGCTACTCGTATGCCTCAACAGCCCAAAGACTTGGCTGGTCAAGTGATTTGTGATGCAGATCTGTCCCACTTCGGCATGGCGGGTATGTACGACAAAACGATGATTCTACTCAAAGAAATGCGTAACCTTTGCCTGCATGAGTTAGAAGATGGTCAATGGTTGCAAATGACGATTGATCTACTGGAGCATCATGAATACTTCACTCCTTACGCCCGGGAAAACTTTGAGGAACAAAAAAGGATTAATGAAAAACAGATCCGTCAGAAGTTATCCGAGATTACTCCTACCCACTAA
- a CDS encoding tyrosine-protein phosphatase: MTSHKAGLTGILASLILITAACAPYNRITPYPYTLQQPAILADSMADIPPGNWKIYPADSPDLKTVKWEKEMMVPIRVAEYSTNARPYYVLVDPMQKDTLVVSNRLQPVDNVLNFRDLGGIRTVDGKRVKWGKIYRSGHLGDLKSKDFGQLEDLHITHVVDLRTTGEMAHHPDQLPADSSIAWVPVSVSGILFADIEQARTDIRKQSAEEFDGHGRMIQMMDTITVSGGEDFRKVFDLLLSDSTDALLYHCTAGKDRTGLMTTLILSSLGVSDSVIMQDYLLSNYYRYDKIERFTRLGARFLGIENESIRSVLEVRPEYLQASYAQIQKEYGSLDQYLRKAVGLTTEEINRLKERYLE, translated from the coding sequence ATGACATCTCATAAAGCTGGATTAACCGGAATACTTGCCTCACTAATCCTTATTACTGCCGCTTGTGCTCCGTACAATCGCATAACTCCTTACCCCTATACGCTGCAACAACCCGCTATTCTGGCGGATAGTATGGCGGATATTCCTCCGGGCAACTGGAAAATCTATCCAGCCGATTCTCCCGATTTAAAAACCGTCAAATGGGAAAAGGAAATGATGGTTCCAATCCGGGTCGCCGAATATTCCACAAACGCTCGGCCCTACTACGTTTTGGTGGATCCCATGCAAAAGGACACGTTGGTGGTTTCCAATCGCTTGCAGCCGGTGGATAATGTTCTCAACTTTCGTGATTTGGGCGGAATAAGAACCGTTGATGGCAAACGGGTAAAATGGGGAAAGATTTATCGATCAGGACATCTTGGAGACTTAAAGTCCAAAGATTTTGGTCAATTGGAGGACTTACATATAACCCATGTGGTAGATCTCAGAACCACAGGAGAAATGGCCCATCATCCAGATCAATTACCAGCCGATAGCAGCATTGCCTGGGTTCCGGTTTCCGTTTCAGGCATCCTCTTTGCCGATATTGAGCAAGCCCGAACGGATATTCGCAAGCAGTCGGCGGAAGAGTTTGATGGCCATGGCCGTATGATTCAAATGATGGATACCATAACCGTTTCTGGTGGGGAAGATTTTAGAAAGGTATTTGACCTGTTACTCAGCGATAGCACCGATGCCCTACTCTACCATTGCACCGCTGGAAAAGACCGAACCGGGCTGATGACAACGCTTATCCTATCATCGCTCGGGGTGTCCGATTCGGTGATCATGCAAGACTACCTGCTTTCCAATTATTACCGCTACGACAAGATTGAACGCTTTACCCGACTTGGGGCACGGTTTTTGGGAATAGAGAATGAGTCGATACGATCCGTTCTTGAAGTAAGGCCAGAATACCTGCAAGCGTCCTACGCTCAAATTCAAAAAGAATACGGTTCTCTGGATCAATACCTTCGAAAAGCGGTCGGTTTGACAACGGAAGAGATAAACCGCTTAAAAGAGCGTTATCTCGAATAA
- a CDS encoding helix-turn-helix domain-containing protein — MPFKLERLAANTGYNPIAPHRHGYYELFLFLTGSGLHMIDFQEWQIVPGHFHFLSPGQIHYIRRTPETTGWVLKFAPEFIQNQEEGGQLLTRIPFMQSGRQPIIKPNKDDFDDLLVWVDQIKQEVEKRGVGFNQLIYHYLKILLLKCHRLYDYSQSMDLSSTSRNFQVLLEKHYLSRQPVSFYCEQLHVSDDKLNQELKRDFGQPAVTLMARRLLLEAKRLLLHSDQSIKEIAYGLQFKDNAYFTRWFKKWASCSPGEFREQNRKKYHSKQK; from the coding sequence ATGCCCTTCAAACTGGAACGATTGGCTGCTAATACGGGCTATAATCCCATAGCTCCGCATCGGCATGGCTATTATGAACTCTTTTTGTTTCTCACCGGATCGGGCTTACACATGATCGATTTTCAGGAATGGCAAATCGTTCCTGGGCACTTTCATTTTCTTTCTCCCGGTCAAATTCACTACATCCGAAGAACCCCCGAAACTACGGGATGGGTACTCAAATTTGCGCCTGAATTTATTCAAAACCAGGAGGAGGGTGGTCAGCTTTTGACTCGGATTCCCTTCATGCAAAGCGGCCGTCAACCCATCATTAAACCCAATAAGGACGACTTTGACGATCTTTTGGTATGGGTAGACCAAATCAAACAGGAGGTTGAAAAAAGGGGAGTAGGCTTCAACCAATTGATATACCACTACCTCAAAATCCTTTTACTCAAATGCCATCGCTTATACGACTATTCCCAGTCGATGGATTTGAGCAGTACCAGTAGAAACTTCCAGGTTCTTTTGGAAAAGCATTATCTGTCGCGTCAACCGGTTTCGTTTTACTGCGAGCAGTTGCATGTGTCAGACGATAAACTCAACCAAGAACTAAAAAGGGATTTTGGACAACCCGCCGTTACTTTGATGGCTCGGAGACTTCTGCTCGAAGCTAAACGATTGCTGTTGCATTCGGATCAGTCCATCAAGGAAATTGCCTATGGGTTACAATTTAAGGATAACGCCTACTTTACCCGTTGGTTTAAAAAATGGGCATCTTGCTCCCCCGGTGAGTTTAGAGAACAAAATCGGAAAAAGTACCATTCGAAACAGAAATAG
- a CDS encoding BamA/TamA family outer membrane protein, translating to MRRLTFLLLLLLPTLLFGQETRLFFVGNLAVGDSNTTSTLNHLQQQIQRAGEQDILVFLGNNYFSNDELYSPNTNPQLQLIRDFPGRSVVLSGYNDWGKGKKKGWERILDQESYFNQMVDTPAIFLPPSGCGDPVEILLNQELVLIVINTQFFLHSWNKPGEKYGCTSDNVEMALDNLAELVRKNSSKRIIVAGYHPILSYGRHRKGIGVQNLSNPRYAYFRKELNDIFESSDQLVYVSAHDDGLQYLTNGLNHQIVVGAGSDFGKLDSGDLSVFHAAVPGFAEIEFKGKRPTNLTLWDGLENKSVYQTQLYEPTVLYDPEELASRPVYNGTTMLLAADTSLASTGTTGERLFLGNVYRSEWSTFMEFPTFDLKTEHGGLEVKKVGGGGQTRTLRLEAANGRQYVLRSLKKWPVKAVPDIFKPTFAAQLATDQMSDAHPYGALVVPRLADAVKILHTNPTIVALPDDPLLGKYRNDFKGLLALYEERPNDEAAGEPHFGSGEEIKSTFDVLDKLRKNNNHRIDDKFLIRNRMFDMWMGDWDRHEDQWRWVETKNKKGGGNLYRPIPRDRDQVFFTTQGLLPWLVARKSVYPIFQGFHHEVKWADALNWQARWFDRSFLNQLEWKDWEKQIHYLQKHLTDEVIDSAFAIWPDTIYNMSGPEIKSKLQSRRANMEEYGREYYEFLAKEVDVIGSDEAEFFEVNRIDSKKTRVKVYKLSKKGKHKNVIYKRTFLTKETKEIRLYGLGGDDVFHIEGEARRGIKIRVIGGAGKDSIVDESIVYGLIKKTVVYDEKEDTKLTSGRETANRLSNDPGVNRYDRKAYKVDRTIPLISVNWNRDDGVFIGGGAMIIKQGFRKYPYKEKHRIAGNLAFATGAFKLQYKGDWTDVFGKWDVNADLLINRPYGVANFFGMGNESVFNTNKDDVPEGFSRPIDFYRMRYELFESEVNLKRNIGKRFDFFIGPRSGSYHIIHQDDRFIAQPGNGLDSTRTFGYYHYLGLGSRIELDTRDNAVLPTRGISGEVSFDGFGGLNDNSKPFARMHAELEYIFSVKLPAILSIANRVGYSASYGDYEFFNGAVLGRQYMRGLRRGRYYGDQLFFHNLDVRLKILSFTSIIVPGSFGVLGFHDVGRVWYEPETSYRWHNSYGGGVWLSPLNVITFTLTYAHTEDEDQVIIKTRFHF from the coding sequence ATGAGGAGATTAACATTCCTCCTTCTGCTTCTCCTGCCAACATTGCTTTTTGGGCAGGAAACCCGCCTTTTTTTTGTGGGCAACTTGGCAGTAGGTGATAGCAATACGACATCCACCTTAAATCATCTTCAACAGCAAATTCAACGAGCGGGTGAACAAGACATTCTTGTTTTTCTGGGAAACAACTACTTCTCCAATGACGAGTTGTACTCCCCCAACACCAATCCTCAATTACAACTCATTCGCGATTTTCCTGGAAGATCGGTAGTTCTTTCTGGCTACAATGATTGGGGCAAGGGTAAAAAGAAAGGTTGGGAACGCATTCTGGATCAGGAAAGCTACTTCAACCAAATGGTGGACACGCCTGCCATATTCCTCCCTCCTTCTGGCTGCGGTGATCCAGTAGAGATTCTGTTGAATCAGGAATTGGTTTTAATTGTGATCAACACGCAGTTTTTTCTGCATTCCTGGAATAAGCCCGGTGAAAAATACGGCTGTACAAGCGACAATGTAGAAATGGCTCTTGACAACCTGGCTGAGCTCGTGCGCAAGAATTCATCCAAAAGAATCATTGTTGCCGGCTATCATCCGATATTGAGTTACGGACGACATCGCAAAGGCATTGGAGTTCAAAACCTTTCGAATCCTCGCTATGCCTATTTCCGAAAAGAGCTTAATGACATTTTTGAATCCTCCGATCAACTGGTGTATGTATCAGCACATGATGATGGTCTACAATACCTCACCAATGGATTAAACCATCAAATTGTGGTAGGCGCCGGTTCTGATTTTGGCAAATTGGATTCAGGCGACTTGAGTGTGTTTCACGCTGCGGTTCCAGGATTTGCAGAAATAGAATTTAAAGGCAAACGTCCTACCAATCTAACTTTATGGGATGGCCTTGAAAACAAGTCCGTTTATCAAACCCAGCTGTACGAGCCTACGGTGCTGTATGATCCAGAGGAATTGGCATCAAGACCGGTATATAACGGCACCACCATGCTGCTGGCGGCCGATACTTCCCTGGCCAGTACAGGAACAACGGGCGAACGTCTCTTTTTAGGTAATGTCTACCGGTCGGAATGGAGCACCTTTATGGAGTTTCCAACCTTCGATTTAAAAACCGAGCATGGCGGACTGGAAGTCAAGAAAGTAGGTGGCGGTGGTCAAACCCGAACTTTACGATTGGAAGCTGCTAATGGCCGTCAATATGTACTGAGATCTTTGAAGAAATGGCCGGTAAAAGCTGTGCCCGATATTTTCAAACCCACTTTTGCCGCGCAGTTGGCTACTGACCAAATGTCGGACGCGCATCCTTATGGCGCTTTGGTGGTGCCCAGACTGGCGGATGCCGTTAAAATTCTACATACCAATCCTACCATTGTGGCACTTCCAGATGACCCTCTATTGGGAAAATACCGCAACGATTTCAAGGGACTTTTGGCTCTATATGAAGAACGGCCCAATGATGAAGCGGCTGGAGAGCCCCATTTCGGATCGGGAGAGGAAATCAAGAGTACCTTCGATGTGCTCGACAAATTGCGCAAAAACAACAACCACCGTATCGATGATAAGTTCTTGATCCGAAACCGCATGTTTGATATGTGGATGGGCGATTGGGATCGTCACGAAGATCAATGGAGATGGGTGGAAACGAAGAACAAAAAAGGTGGAGGAAACCTCTACCGCCCTATTCCACGTGATCGTGATCAAGTGTTCTTTACCACTCAAGGTCTTCTGCCCTGGTTGGTGGCCCGCAAAAGTGTATACCCCATCTTTCAAGGTTTTCACCACGAGGTAAAATGGGCGGATGCATTGAACTGGCAAGCCCGTTGGTTTGACCGTTCTTTTTTGAATCAACTGGAATGGAAAGATTGGGAAAAGCAAATCCATTACCTTCAGAAGCACTTAACGGATGAAGTGATCGATTCAGCCTTCGCCATTTGGCCGGATACCATCTATAACATGTCCGGTCCTGAGATCAAGTCTAAGCTGCAGTCCAGAAGAGCCAACATGGAAGAATATGGCCGGGAGTACTATGAGTTTTTGGCCAAAGAGGTAGATGTTATTGGTTCGGATGAAGCTGAGTTTTTTGAAGTCAACCGTATTGATAGCAAAAAGACCCGGGTTAAGGTATACAAGCTGTCCAAAAAGGGTAAGCACAAAAACGTAATCTACAAGCGTACCTTCCTAACTAAGGAGACCAAAGAAATCAGATTGTATGGACTTGGTGGAGACGATGTTTTTCACATTGAAGGAGAAGCCCGCAGAGGAATAAAGATTAGAGTGATTGGTGGAGCGGGAAAAGATTCAATCGTAGATGAATCTATCGTATATGGTTTGATTAAAAAGACCGTGGTGTATGATGAGAAAGAAGACACCAAACTGACTTCGGGCAGAGAAACGGCTAATCGCCTATCCAACGATCCGGGTGTAAATCGCTATGATCGCAAGGCCTATAAGGTAGATCGTACTATTCCCCTAATCTCGGTAAACTGGAACCGGGACGACGGAGTATTTATCGGTGGCGGTGCCATGATCATTAAGCAAGGATTTAGAAAATACCCTTACAAGGAAAAACACCGAATTGCAGGTAACCTTGCCTTTGCCACCGGAGCATTTAAGCTGCAATACAAAGGCGATTGGACCGACGTATTTGGCAAATGGGATGTAAATGCTGACCTCTTAATCAACCGACCCTATGGAGTGGCCAACTTCTTTGGAATGGGGAATGAATCCGTGTTTAACACCAATAAAGACGACGTTCCTGAAGGTTTTAGCCGCCCCATTGATTTCTACCGAATGCGATACGAGCTATTCGAATCTGAGGTAAACTTGAAGAGGAATATCGGCAAACGATTTGATTTCTTCATTGGTCCTCGTTCTGGAAGTTATCACATCATCCATCAAGATGATCGCTTTATTGCTCAACCGGGCAATGGACTGGATTCTACCCGCACCTTTGGTTATTATCACTACCTGGGCCTTGGTTCCCGAATAGAATTGGATACCCGGGATAATGCAGTTCTTCCTACCCGGGGTATTTCAGGCGAGGTTTCTTTCGATGGTTTTGGTGGCCTGAATGATAATTCGAAACCCTTTGCCCGAATGCACGCCGAGTTGGAATACATCTTCAGCGTAAAACTTCCGGCTATTCTATCCATTGCTAACCGGGTCGGTTATTCGGCTTCTTATGGCGATTATGAATTCTTCAACGGTGCTGTTCTGGGAAGACAATACATGCGAGGCCTTCGTAGAGGACGTTACTACGGTGACCAATTGTTCTTCCACAACCTGGATGTTCGTTTAAAAATTCTATCCTTCACTTCTATCATCGTTCCTGGTTCATTTGGTGTGCTTGGCTTTCATGATGTAGGACGAGTGTGGTATGAGCCCGAAACTTCCTACCGTTGGCACAACTCATACGGTGGTGGTGTTTGGCTATCGCCACTCAATGTTATCACCTTTACCCTCACCTATGCCCATACCGAGGATGAGGATCAGGTCATTATTAAAACCCGTTTTCATTTCTGA